Below is a genomic region from Flavobacterium ginsengisoli.
GATTACGCGGTAAAATTTGGCTTAGAAACCGCTGTCGTTCCAGGAATTTCGTCTGCTTTGGGCGTTCCAGCAACAGCTGGAATCAGTTTGACACAACGTAAAATTGCTGAAAGCTTTTGGGTTATAACGGGAACAACTTCAAATCACGAATTATCAAAAGATGTTCATTTAGCATCAAAATCGGCTGCGACTGTGGTTATTTTGATGGGCATGCATAAATTAAATGAGATTATTTCGATTTATCAAGAGAATAGAAATGACGACCTTCCAGTCGCAATTATTCAAAACGGAACAAAAAATTCAGAACAAAAAGCAATCGGAACTATAAGTACAATTACTAAATTGGTATCCGAAAAGAATATTTCATCACCTGCGATTATCGTGATTGGTGAAGTGGTGAAAAACACATCAAAACTGACAGAATATTTTCAGGAGCATTTTGATGATGAATTCATTTTTCAAAATTTAAATTTATAAAAATGATCGAGGTTAAATATTTTGGAGCTGTTGCTGAGAAAACAAAATGTGAATTTGAAAAATTATCTTTTTCAGAAGAATTATCATTGC
It encodes:
- the cobA gene encoding uroporphyrinogen-III C-methyltransferase, translated to MRNSKTPKLTIVGAGPGDVELITLKAIKALESADVVLYDALVNEELLEYASNAEIVFVGKRLGCHAYTQDQINDLIVSMANLHGHVVRLKGGDSFIFGRGSEEIDYAVKFGLETAVVPGISSALGVPATAGISLTQRKIAESFWVITGTTSNHELSKDVHLASKSAATVVILMGMHKLNEIISIYQENRNDDLPVAIIQNGTKNSEQKAIGTISTITKLVSEKNISSPAIIVIGEVVKNTSKLTEYFQEHFDDEFIFQNLNL